From the Anabas testudineus chromosome 23, fAnaTes1.2, whole genome shotgun sequence genome, one window contains:
- the LOC113164051 gene encoding putative transporter SVOPL isoform X3: protein MGENMKTQLVSAIHLQEVELEEQPADIQQDTKNSNGPTYTVEEAVETIGFGRFHVLLFLIMGSTSIVEAMEIMLLAVVSPEIRCEWRLDDWQVALVSTMVFLGFMVCGVLSGYVADRYGRWKVVLGGFVWSAYFSLLTSFAPSYGWFIFLRSLVGCGVAGVSQGFVLKTEFIPAKYRAYLLPLATIFWMTGSMLIIILGMVVVPTLGWRWMIRISVTPSVILIFLFKFIPESARYNVSAGNIPAAVKTLQWIAKMNRASLPPGQLVEPTVNERGSWRILLSSSFRRTSLLLWYSWFVASFSYYGSVLSSSELLEKNLLCVTDADREHQVKHIHEDGLCYCIPFGNSDYQTLLISCLGEVALVPINICLLNVLGRRLSLTVLQLLAAVLFMMVNICTTMFGFTVLLFLLRSLVSMNFNVVYIYTAEVYPTVARSLGMGFCTSFSRIGGMIAPFIAQVLMSRSVILALSPFAVACVVCALGNFLLPIETKGRALLQNS from the exons atggGTGAGAACATGAAGACTCAACTGGTGAGCGCCATCCATCTgcaggaggtggagctggaggagcagccTGCTGACATCCAGCAGGACACAAAGAATAGCAATG gTCCCACGTACACTGTGGAAGAAGCCGTGGAAACTATCGGATTCGGTCGATTTCACGTCCTGCTCTTCCTCATCATGGGCAGCACAAGC ATTGTGGAGGCGATGGAGATCATGCTGCTGGCTGTAGTTTCTCCAGAGATTCGATGCGAGTGGCGTCTGGACGACTGGCAGGTCGCCCTCGTCTCCACT aTGGTGTTTCTTGGTTTCATGGTCTGTGGAGTTCTGAGCGGATACGTCGCAGACAGATACGGACGCTGGAAG GTGGTGCTCGGAGGCTTTGTGTGGAGCGCGTACTTCTCCCTCCTCACCTCGTTTGCCCCGTCGTACGGTTGGTTCATCTTCCTGCGCAGCCTGGTGGGCTGTGGGGTTGCAGGAGTGTCTCAGGG GTTTGTGTTAAAGACAGAGTTCATCCCAGCGAAGTATCGAGCCTACCTGCTGCCTCTGGCCACT ATCTTCTGGATGACAGGCTCCATGCTGATCATCATCCTGGGGATGGTCGTGGTACCCACTCTAGGATGGAGGTGGATGATCCGGATCTCCGTCACCCCTAGTGTCATCCTCATTTTCCTCTTCAAG TTTATTCCGGAGTCGGCTCGATACAACGTGTCTGCAGGAAACATCCCTGCTGCTGTTAAAACTCTGCAGTGGATCGCTAAAATGAACAGAGCTTCTCTTCCTCCAGGACAACTGGTCGAACCCACTGTG AATgaaagaggcagctggagaatTCTACTCAGTTCATCGTTCAGGAGGACGTCTTTACTGCTCTGGTACTCATG GTTCGTGGCATCATTTTCATACTATGGTTCAGTGCTTAGTAGTTCAGAACTGTTGGAGAAGAACCTGCTGTGTGTGACGGACGCTGACAGAGAACATCAggtcaaacacatccatgagGATGGATTGTGTTACTGCATCCCTTTCGGAAACAGTGACTATCAGACACTGCTCATCAGTTGCCTGGGAGAAGTTGCAT TGGTCCCCATAAACATCTGCCTGCTGAATGTGTTGGGACGGAGGTTGAGTTTGacagtgctgcagctgctggcgGCTGTTTTGTTCATGATGGTCAACATCTGCACCACCAT GTTTGGgttcacagtgctgctgttcctGCTCCGGTCTCTAGTGTCTATGAACTTTAACGTGGTTTATATTTACACTGCTGAG gtGTATCCTACTGTGGCTCGGTCTTTGGGGATGGGGTTCTGTACATCGTTTAGTCGGATTGGAGGAATGATTGCTCCATTCATCGCTCAG GTGTTGATGTCTCGGTCGGTAATTCTGGCTCTCAGTCCGTTCGCTGTGGCCTGTGTGGTCTGTGCTCTGGGAAACTTTCTGCTGCCAATAGAAACAAAAGGACGAGCTCTCCTG caaaACTCCTGA
- the LOC113164051 gene encoding putative transporter SVOPL isoform X2: MGENMKTQLVSAIHLQEVELEEQPADIQQDTKNSNGPTYTVEEAVETIGFGRFHVLLFLIMGSTSIVEAMEIMLLAVVSPEIRCEWRLDDWQVALVSTMVFLGFMVCGVLSGYVADRYGRWKVVLGGFVWSAYFSLLTSFAPSYGWFIFLRSLVGCGVAGVSQGFVLKTEFIPAKYRAYLLPLATIFWMTGSMLIIILGMVVVPTLGWRWMIRISVTPSVILIFLFKFIPESARYNVSAGNIPAAVKTLQWIAKMNRASLPPGQLVEPTVNERGSWRILLSSSFRRTSLLLWYSWFVASFSYYGSVLSSSELLEKNLLCVTDADREHQVKHIHEDGLCYCIPFGNSDYQTLLISCLGEVALVPINICLLNVLGRRLSLTVLQLLAAVLFMMVNICTTMFGFTVLLFLLRSLVSMNFNVVYIYTAEVYPTVARSLGMGFCTSFSRIGGMIAPFIAQVLMSRSVILALSPFAVACVVCALGNFLLPIETKGRALLRISAADHGAEQQTVGDSLRCLALRTVEVSDR; the protein is encoded by the exons atggGTGAGAACATGAAGACTCAACTGGTGAGCGCCATCCATCTgcaggaggtggagctggaggagcagccTGCTGACATCCAGCAGGACACAAAGAATAGCAATG gTCCCACGTACACTGTGGAAGAAGCCGTGGAAACTATCGGATTCGGTCGATTTCACGTCCTGCTCTTCCTCATCATGGGCAGCACAAGC ATTGTGGAGGCGATGGAGATCATGCTGCTGGCTGTAGTTTCTCCAGAGATTCGATGCGAGTGGCGTCTGGACGACTGGCAGGTCGCCCTCGTCTCCACT aTGGTGTTTCTTGGTTTCATGGTCTGTGGAGTTCTGAGCGGATACGTCGCAGACAGATACGGACGCTGGAAG GTGGTGCTCGGAGGCTTTGTGTGGAGCGCGTACTTCTCCCTCCTCACCTCGTTTGCCCCGTCGTACGGTTGGTTCATCTTCCTGCGCAGCCTGGTGGGCTGTGGGGTTGCAGGAGTGTCTCAGGG GTTTGTGTTAAAGACAGAGTTCATCCCAGCGAAGTATCGAGCCTACCTGCTGCCTCTGGCCACT ATCTTCTGGATGACAGGCTCCATGCTGATCATCATCCTGGGGATGGTCGTGGTACCCACTCTAGGATGGAGGTGGATGATCCGGATCTCCGTCACCCCTAGTGTCATCCTCATTTTCCTCTTCAAG TTTATTCCGGAGTCGGCTCGATACAACGTGTCTGCAGGAAACATCCCTGCTGCTGTTAAAACTCTGCAGTGGATCGCTAAAATGAACAGAGCTTCTCTTCCTCCAGGACAACTGGTCGAACCCACTGTG AATgaaagaggcagctggagaatTCTACTCAGTTCATCGTTCAGGAGGACGTCTTTACTGCTCTGGTACTCATG GTTCGTGGCATCATTTTCATACTATGGTTCAGTGCTTAGTAGTTCAGAACTGTTGGAGAAGAACCTGCTGTGTGTGACGGACGCTGACAGAGAACATCAggtcaaacacatccatgagGATGGATTGTGTTACTGCATCCCTTTCGGAAACAGTGACTATCAGACACTGCTCATCAGTTGCCTGGGAGAAGTTGCAT TGGTCCCCATAAACATCTGCCTGCTGAATGTGTTGGGACGGAGGTTGAGTTTGacagtgctgcagctgctggcgGCTGTTTTGTTCATGATGGTCAACATCTGCACCACCAT GTTTGGgttcacagtgctgctgttcctGCTCCGGTCTCTAGTGTCTATGAACTTTAACGTGGTTTATATTTACACTGCTGAG gtGTATCCTACTGTGGCTCGGTCTTTGGGGATGGGGTTCTGTACATCGTTTAGTCGGATTGGAGGAATGATTGCTCCATTCATCGCTCAG GTGTTGATGTCTCGGTCGGTAATTCTGGCTCTCAGTCCGTTCGCTGTGGCCTGTGTGGTCTGTGCTCTGGGAAACTTTCTGCTGCCAATAGAAACAAAAGGACGAGCTCTCCTG cGGATTAGTGCAGCAGATCATGGAGCTGAGCAGCAGACGGTCGGAGACTCTCTAAGAT GTTTAGCACTGCGAACTGTGGAGGTGTCTGACAGGTAG
- the LOC113164051 gene encoding putative transporter SVOPL isoform X1, whose translation MGENMKTQLVSAIHLQEVELEEQPADIQQDTKNSNGPTYTVEEAVETIGFGRFHVLLFLIMGSTSIVEAMEIMLLAVVSPEIRCEWRLDDWQVALVSTMVFLGFMVCGVLSGYVADRYGRWKVVLGGFVWSAYFSLLTSFAPSYGWFIFLRSLVGCGVAGVSQGFVLKTEFIPAKYRAYLLPLATIFWMTGSMLIIILGMVVVPTLGWRWMIRISVTPSVILIFLFKFIPESARYNVSAGNIPAAVKTLQWIAKMNRASLPPGQLVEPTVNERGSWRILLSSSFRRTSLLLWYSWFVASFSYYGSVLSSSELLEKNLLCVTDADREHQVKHIHEDGLCYCIPFGNSDYQTLLISCLGEVALVPINICLLNVLGRRLSLTVLQLLAAVLFMMVNICTTMFGFTVLLFLLRSLVSMNFNVVYIYTAEVYPTVARSLGMGFCTSFSRIGGMIAPFIAQVLMSRSVILALSPFAVACVVCALGNFLLPIETKGRALLVRNKPVFTFCTDVIFLYLNFMCYSFSFSKTPDLQTNHLRFILSFCVM comes from the exons atggGTGAGAACATGAAGACTCAACTGGTGAGCGCCATCCATCTgcaggaggtggagctggaggagcagccTGCTGACATCCAGCAGGACACAAAGAATAGCAATG gTCCCACGTACACTGTGGAAGAAGCCGTGGAAACTATCGGATTCGGTCGATTTCACGTCCTGCTCTTCCTCATCATGGGCAGCACAAGC ATTGTGGAGGCGATGGAGATCATGCTGCTGGCTGTAGTTTCTCCAGAGATTCGATGCGAGTGGCGTCTGGACGACTGGCAGGTCGCCCTCGTCTCCACT aTGGTGTTTCTTGGTTTCATGGTCTGTGGAGTTCTGAGCGGATACGTCGCAGACAGATACGGACGCTGGAAG GTGGTGCTCGGAGGCTTTGTGTGGAGCGCGTACTTCTCCCTCCTCACCTCGTTTGCCCCGTCGTACGGTTGGTTCATCTTCCTGCGCAGCCTGGTGGGCTGTGGGGTTGCAGGAGTGTCTCAGGG GTTTGTGTTAAAGACAGAGTTCATCCCAGCGAAGTATCGAGCCTACCTGCTGCCTCTGGCCACT ATCTTCTGGATGACAGGCTCCATGCTGATCATCATCCTGGGGATGGTCGTGGTACCCACTCTAGGATGGAGGTGGATGATCCGGATCTCCGTCACCCCTAGTGTCATCCTCATTTTCCTCTTCAAG TTTATTCCGGAGTCGGCTCGATACAACGTGTCTGCAGGAAACATCCCTGCTGCTGTTAAAACTCTGCAGTGGATCGCTAAAATGAACAGAGCTTCTCTTCCTCCAGGACAACTGGTCGAACCCACTGTG AATgaaagaggcagctggagaatTCTACTCAGTTCATCGTTCAGGAGGACGTCTTTACTGCTCTGGTACTCATG GTTCGTGGCATCATTTTCATACTATGGTTCAGTGCTTAGTAGTTCAGAACTGTTGGAGAAGAACCTGCTGTGTGTGACGGACGCTGACAGAGAACATCAggtcaaacacatccatgagGATGGATTGTGTTACTGCATCCCTTTCGGAAACAGTGACTATCAGACACTGCTCATCAGTTGCCTGGGAGAAGTTGCAT TGGTCCCCATAAACATCTGCCTGCTGAATGTGTTGGGACGGAGGTTGAGTTTGacagtgctgcagctgctggcgGCTGTTTTGTTCATGATGGTCAACATCTGCACCACCAT GTTTGGgttcacagtgctgctgttcctGCTCCGGTCTCTAGTGTCTATGAACTTTAACGTGGTTTATATTTACACTGCTGAG gtGTATCCTACTGTGGCTCGGTCTTTGGGGATGGGGTTCTGTACATCGTTTAGTCGGATTGGAGGAATGATTGCTCCATTCATCGCTCAG GTGTTGATGTCTCGGTCGGTAATTCTGGCTCTCAGTCCGTTCGCTGTGGCCTGTGTGGTCTGTGCTCTGGGAAACTTTCTGCTGCCAATAGAAACAAAAGGACGAGCTCTCCTGGTGAGAAACAAACCAGTGTTTACCTTCTGTACAGATGTTATTTTTCTCTACCTTAACTTTATGTGttactctttttctttcagcaaaACTCCTGATCTCCAAACAAATCATTTACggtttattttatcattttgtgtAATGTAA